The following proteins are co-located in the Eptesicus fuscus isolate TK198812 chromosome 9, DD_ASM_mEF_20220401, whole genome shotgun sequence genome:
- the PADI6 gene encoding protein-arginine deiminase type-6, with amino-acid sequence MSSRSIVHLSLDKPARAVCVVGEEITLDLTGCAPPKCTFFTINGSPRVLVNIPKIVPLTTDKEGATIQLLPCEFMDVLVKMTAPSPDIGEDKVSVAYYLPDEKVPVATAELFLTGLEVSLDVDIYRRGQVEMPSDKWAKKNWIWGPSGWGAILLVNCTPDGKVQDVDKTKVFLSEEIKTLSQMELSVQGPSCVLKNYRLVLYTSEEEAKKGRVYRPQADNSGAFDLVLGPGWHTYNFAPLEGPLKETFYVEATEFPSANFSGLISYSVCLVEKSENAPIPETLAYKDTVVFRVAPCIFIPSTQMPLEIYLCRELQVHGFVSTVTELSERSNSQVASVYEDPNRLGRWLQDEMAFCYTQAPHKTISLVLDTPRVSNLEDFPMKYSLSPGIGYVTQLTEDGKVITMDSIGNLMVSPPVKAKGRDYPLGRILIGGSFYPSKERRDMRQHLRDFLYAQQVQAPVELYTDWLMVGHADEFMCFIPTQVKGESDKGFRLLLASPHSCYQLFQEKQKEGYGDMALFEEVREDQLLSNGREVTTINQLLDDDTLRKQNDYVEKCINLNRAVLKRELGLLERDIIDIPQLFCLEQLSNVPSTEQTEKRYARPYFPNLLQLIVMGKNLGIPKPFGPQIKGICCLEERICQLLEPLGFKCTFIKDFACYMTEVGDFCACANIRRVPFAYKWWKIVP; translated from the exons ATGTCCTCCCGGAGCATCGTCCACCTGTCCCTGGACAAGCCTGCCCGTGCGGTTTGTGTGGTGGGCGAGGAGATCACCTTGGATCTCActgg GTGTGCCCCGCCCAAGTGCACGTTCTTCACCATCAACGGCTCCCCGAGGGTCTTGGTGAACATCCCCAAAATCGTCCCGTTGACAACCGACAAGGAGGGGGCCACCATCCAGTTGCTTCCGTGTGAATTTATGGACGTGCTGGTGAAGATGACGGCCCCGAGCCCTGACAtcggggaggacaag GTTTCGGTGGCGTACTATCTGCCCGACGAGAAGGTCCCCGTGGCCACCGCTGAGCTCTTCCTCACTGGCCTCG AGGTCTCCCTGGACGTGGACATCTACCGCAGAGGGCAAGTGGAGATGCCGAGTGACAAATGGGCTAAG AAAAACTGGATCTGGGGCCCCAGTGGTTGGGGAGCCATCCTGCTCGTGAACTGCACCCCGGATGGCAAGGTCCAGGACGTAGACAAGACCAAGGTGTTTTTGTCCGAGG AAATAAAGACTCTGTCCCAGATGGAGCTGAGCGTTCAGGGGCCCAGCTGCGTGTTAAAGAACTACCGGCTGGTTCTCTACACCTCCGAGGAAGAGGCCAAGAAGGGCAGAGTCTACCGGCCCCAAG CCGACAACTCGGGCGCCTTCGACTTGgtgctggggcctggctggcacACCTACAACTTCGCCCCCCTGGAGGGCCCCCTGAAGGAGACCTTCTACGTGGAAGCCACGGAGTTCCCGTCTGCCAACTTCTCCGGCCTGATTTCCTACTCGGTCTGCCTGGTGGAAAAGTCTGAAAACGCG CCAATTCCAGAGACCCTGGCGTACAAGGACACGGTCGTGTTCAGGGTGGCTCCTTGCATCTTCATCCCGAGCACCCAGATGCCTCTAGAGATCTACCTGTGCAG AGAGCTGCAGGTGCATGGCTTTGTGAGCACGGTGACCGAGCTCAGCGAGAGGAGTAACAGCCAGGTGGCGTCTGTCTACGAGGACCCCAACCGCCTGGGCAGGTGGCTCCAG GACGAGATGGCCTTCTGCTACACCCAGGCGCCCCACAAGACGATCTCCTTGGTCTTGGACACCCCCCGGGTCTCCAACCTCGAAGATTTCCCCATGAAATACTCACTG AGCCCAGGGATTGGCTACGTGACCCAGCTCACCGAGGACGGTAAGGTGATCACTATGGATTCCATTGGGAACCTGATGGTGTCCCCACCCGTCAAGGCCAAAGGGAGAGATTATCCTCTAGGCAGGATCCTCATTGGCGGCAGCTTTTACCCCAG cAAGGAGCGCCGGGACATGAGACAGCACCTCCGGGACTTCCTCTACGCCCAGCAAGTCCAGGCCCCGGTGGAGCTCTACACAGACTGGCTGATGGTCGGCCACGCGGACGAGTTCATGTGCTTCATCCCCACACAGGTCAAGGGTGAGAGCGACAAG ggCTTCCGGCTGCTCCTGGCCAGCCCCCACTCCTGCTACCAGCTCTTCCAGGAGAAACAGAAGGAGGGCTACGGAGACATGGCCCTGTTTGAGGAAGTGCGGGAGGACCAGCTCCTCTCTAACG ggAGGGAGGTCACTACCATCAATCAACTTCTGGATGATGACACCCTGAGGAAGCAGAACGACTACGTGGAG aaGTGCATTAACCTGAACCGAGCCGTCCTGAAGCGGGAGCTGGGCCTGCTGGAGAGGGACATCATTGACATCCCGCAGCTCTTCTGCTTGGAGCAGCTGAGCAACGTGCCCTCCACGGAGCAGACCGAGAAACGCTACGCCAGGCCctacttccccaacctg CTGCAGCTGATTGTGATGGGCAAGAACCTGGGGATCCCCAAGCCTTTTGGGCCCCAGATCAAGGGCATCTGCTGCCTGGAAGAGAGGATCTGCCagttgctggagcccctgggctTCAAATGCACCTTCATCAAAGACTTTGCCTGCTACATGACTGAGGTCGGAGACTTCTGCGCCTGCGCCAACATCCGCCGCGTGCCCTTTGCCTACAAGTGGTGGAAGATAGTGCCTTAG